Proteins encoded together in one Oncorhynchus mykiss isolate Arlee chromosome 7, USDA_OmykA_1.1, whole genome shotgun sequence window:
- the LOC110527416 gene encoding beta-1,3-galactosyltransferase 1-like, with protein MPSKVSCLYLLTVVCWASALWYLSLSRPSTSYVGQLSIPIRQKTKLTKNVTFNNIRTRPLNPHSFDFVINEPKKCETVAPFLVILISTTHKEFDARQAIRETWGDESTFGDGVRVLTLFLLGRNTDPVLNQMVEQESQIFHDVVVEDFIDSYHNLTLKTLMGMRWVATFCSKAQYVLKTDSDIFVNMENLVYNLLKPTSKPRRRYFTGYVINGGPIRDMRSKWYMPRDLYPEAKYPPFCSGTGYVFSADVAELIYKTSLHTRLLHLEDVYVGLCLRKLGIHPFQNSGFNHWKMAYSLCRYRRVVTVHQISPEEMHRIWNDMTSKKHLKC; from the coding sequence ATGCCTTCAAAGGTCAGCTGCTTATACTTGTTGACGGTCGTTTGCTGGGCTAGCGCTCTCTGGTACCTGAGTCTGTCCCGTCCCTCCACCTCTTACGTGGGCCAGCTGTCCATCCCCATCCGCCAGAAGACCAAGCTCACCAAGAACGTGACCTTCAACAATATACGGACTCGGCCACTCAACCCACACTCCTTCGACTTTGTCATCAATGAGCCCAAGAAGTGTGAGACGGTGGCACCTTTCTTAGTCATCCTGATCAGCACCACCCACAAGGAGTTTGATGCACGTCAAGCGATTCGAGAGACGTGGGGCGACGAGAGCACGTTCGGCGATGGCGTTCGCGTCCTCACACTCTTCCTGCTTGGGAGGAACACGGACCCGGTGCTCAACCAGATGGTGGAACAGGAGAGCCAGATCTTCCACGATGTCGTGGTGGAGGACTTCATAGACTCCTACCACAACCTCACCCTCAAGACCCTGATGGGCATGCGCTGGGTGGCCACCTTCTGCTCCAAGGCACAGTACGTCCTCAAGACGGACTCGGACATCTTCGTCAACATGGAGAACCTGGTCTACAACCTCCTCAAGCCCACCTCCAAGCCGCGGAGACGCTACTTCACGGGCTACGTCATCAACGGAGGTCCGATCAGAGACATGCGCAGTAAGTGGTACATGCCCAGAGACCTTTACCCTGAGGCTAAGTACCCGCCTTTCTGCTCGGGCACTGGGTACGTGTTCTCGGCAGATGTGGCCGAGCTCATCTACAAGACGTCCCTGCACACCAGACTGCTCCACCTGGAGGATGTGTACGTGGGGCTGTGTCTTCGCAAGCTGGGCATACACCCCTTCCAGAACAGTGGCTTCAACCACTGGAAGATGGCCTACAGTCTATGCCGCTACAGACGGGTCGTAACGGTCCACCAGATCTCCCCGGAGGAGATGCACCGCATCTGGAATGACATGACCAGCAAGAAACACCTCAAGTGTTAA